From Kineosporia succinea, the proteins below share one genomic window:
- a CDS encoding matrixin family metalloprotease has translation MVVASMAPAGAAEHTVTAAPSDESDALGTITPNGVFKPASGYGASDYEAAAVKVTVSGPSTMTKNATYNVKVTGSSKVCGIIEQSVPRQDMKRPYTIPVTLSDLKAGSSRLKVYAVGCSKTDSYPVYGIGYKTISQPVHIGKVTRWVAPASEKASDRKLTVSVTTAKTGVTARLVKGTKTVRTLGTRKARKATFTWAPGKTRPGGYAVTVTSGGTTVRVPTGIADNWAPMNPPFARCKTLTWSYNAANEPARAKNMAVDIKSGFNRITSATGIRFKRVAKGGTISLTWAGKKHFPDGETDADGLGGSSGNGVVATKGTVWFNTASRWVGDPGYGRYDGVPGRGALIVHEVAHSLGLGHVTTTSALMYPVSGVGSPTSLTRYEIAGLNSLYNAKSC, from the coding sequence GTGGTCGTGGCGTCGATGGCTCCCGCCGGGGCCGCCGAGCACACCGTCACCGCCGCACCGTCCGACGAGTCCGACGCGCTCGGCACGATCACCCCGAACGGCGTGTTCAAGCCGGCCTCGGGTTACGGCGCGTCCGACTACGAGGCGGCCGCCGTGAAGGTCACGGTCTCCGGGCCCTCGACGATGACGAAGAACGCGACGTACAACGTCAAGGTCACCGGCTCGAGCAAGGTCTGCGGGATCATCGAGCAGTCGGTGCCGCGCCAGGACATGAAGAGGCCCTACACGATCCCGGTCACGCTGTCCGACCTCAAGGCGGGCTCGAGCCGCCTGAAGGTCTACGCGGTGGGCTGTTCCAAGACCGACAGCTACCCGGTCTACGGCATCGGCTACAAGACGATCAGCCAGCCCGTGCACATCGGCAAGGTCACGCGCTGGGTCGCCCCGGCCTCCGAGAAGGCCTCCGACCGCAAGCTCACCGTCTCGGTGACCACGGCGAAGACCGGCGTCACCGCGCGCCTGGTCAAGGGCACGAAGACGGTGCGGACGCTCGGCACCAGGAAGGCGAGGAAGGCCACCTTCACCTGGGCCCCCGGCAAGACCCGTCCCGGCGGCTACGCGGTCACGGTCACCTCGGGCGGCACGACGGTGCGCGTGCCCACCGGGATCGCCGACAACTGGGCGCCGATGAACCCGCCCTTCGCCCGCTGCAAGACGCTCACCTGGTCGTACAACGCCGCGAACGAGCCGGCGCGGGCCAAGAACATGGCGGTCGACATCAAGTCCGGGTTCAACCGGATCACCAGCGCCACCGGCATCCGGTTCAAGCGCGTCGCCAAGGGCGGCACCATCAGCCTCACCTGGGCCGGCAAGAAGCACTTCCCCGACGGTGAGACCGACGCCGACGGCCTGGGCGGCTCCAGCGGCAACGGCGTCGTCGCCACCAAGGGCACGGTCTGGTTCAACACCGCCTCCCGCTGGGTCGGTGACCCGGGCTACGGCCGTTACGACGGCGTCCCCGGCCGCGGCGCCCTCATCGTGCACGAGGTGGCGCACTCGCTCGGCCTCGGTCACGTCACCACCACGTCGGCGCTGATGTACCCGGTCTCCGGGGTCGGCTCGCCGACCAGTCTCACCCGCTACGAGATTGCCGGCCTGAACTCGCTGTACAACGCGAAATCCTGCTGA